The nucleotide sequence GGCGACGCCGGGTCCGGTGTCCTCGACCCCGAAGGTCAGCCCGCCGGGTGGCGTCGATCGAACCCTGATGATGACGTCGCGGACAGGGCTGTCCGCCGAGACGATGGCTTCGATGCTGTTGTGAACCAGATTGAGGAGAACCTGTTCGATCTGGATGCGGTCGCACAGCACAGGCGGCAGGGGCTCCGCCATATCCACGTGCAGATGAACCCGGTTGTAGGAGGCATCCGCCCGTGCCAGGGTGAGCGTTTCCCGTACGATGCCGGCCGCCGGTTCCGGCGCCAGCTGCAGCGTTCCCTTGCGCAGGAAGGTGCGGAGGCCCCGGATGACCTCGCCGGCCCGCTCCGCCTGGATCACCGCCTTGTCGATGAGATCCTGGGCCCGCGGCGGGGTATCGCTGCCTTCCAGGATGCGTTGGGCCGCGCGCGCGTAGCTGATGGAGGCCAGCAGCGGCTGGTTCAACTCATGGGCCAGGGCGGACGCCATCTCCCCGGTCACCGCCAGACGGGCGATATGGGCCAGTTCGGCCTGGTGGTCGCGCAACTGGATCTCGACCGCGCGGCGCTCGCTGACCAGGGCGCCGAGAAACAGGGCGGTGATGGCCAGCGCCAGCATCAGGGTCTGGTAATAGATCACGGTGTGCAGGGGAAACCCGATCGCCTGCAACCCGGCGATCAGGCCGCTCTGTATGACCAGGGCCGCCATCACCGCGCCGGGCAGGCCGTGTGAAACGGCCACCCAGACGAGGGGGAGGAACAGGACGTAGAACAGGTTGAACCGGCCGTCGCCGATGGGCAGGAAGACGAGCAGGAGAGCCGCGGCGATGGCCGCCGTCTGGGCGGGGGAGGGCGTCTCCGGCACACTCCAGGCGGGTGTCTTCCCCGGCCGGTACAGGAGGAGCACGAACGGGGTGACCATGGCGATGCCGATGACATCCCCCAGCCAGTATTGGAACGCCAGCATCGGCAGTTCAGCGGCCGCAAGGGCGCCGTCCAGGATGAACACGCCGACGAAGGCGGGCGCCACGACGGCGGCGCTCAGAAAGGTGACCCCGACGAACCAGCCGACGTCACGCACCCGGTCCAGCGCCGGATTGATGGCCGCCCGGTGGCGCAGCACATGGGCCGCGGCCCCATACCCGGCGACGATGACGAGGTTCGCGAGCAGCAGCGAGGGGATCGACGCCGGATGCCCGCGCACCACCAGATCGGCCAGAAGCAGCGTCGCATAGACCATCGGCACGCCGCGGGCCCCGGTCCACAGCAGCAGGGCCATGTACAGCCCGGCCGGCGGGTTCCACGGGGTGATGTTCAGGCTCGGGCGCGGATGGATGAAGGTCAGCCAGTCGATGGCCAGGTAGGCGGCCAGGAAGGCCAGCGACAGCACGAGCGCATCCCGTCCGGTCGGGACGGCGGGAAAGGGCGCTCCCATGGCGCGGCTGGAGAGGAAAGGCATCTCAAGGCAATCGTTCGGGGTGGCACACGCCGGCAAGACGTGGATTATACAGCCGCCCGACGGATTCACCTATCCCAACAAGGACGGGAGCCCGCGAACTCCCGTCCTTGCGCCACGGTGGCCGGCCGATCTGTGGTCAGCCGATGAAGAACGGCTGCGTCCCGTGTGCGGCGATGGCGCTCGACAGCCTTTCCAGCGCATGGGCATAGGCTGCCGTGCGCATGGAGATACCCTTGGCCGCATGCATATCCCACACGCAGCGGCCCTCGGTCTCCATGATCGAGCGAAGGCGCTCATGGATCTCGCTCAGGCCCCAGTAGTAGCCCTGGCGGTTCTGCACCCACTCGAAATAGGACACCGTCACGCCCCCGGCGTTGGCCAGGATGTCGGGCAGGACGATGGTGCCCGCCTCCTCCAGGATGCGGTCGGCCTCCGGGGTGATCGGGCCGTTGGCGAGTTCGAGAACGATGCGGGCCTTGATATGGCCGGCGTTGCCCTTGTGGATCTGGTCCTCCAGAGCGGCGGGGACCAGAACCTCGCAGGCCGTGCCCAGCAGCTCGGTTTCGCTCACGACGCGGGTGCCGCCCGCGGTGTAGGCCGTCACGGAACCGCCCCGCTCCTTCGCCGACTGCACGGCATGGGGGTCCAGGCCCTCCTCGCAGACGATCGCCCCCCGCGAGTCGGACAGGCCGACGATGCGGTAGCCGTCCGCGTGCAGCAGGCGGGCGATGTGGAAGCCCGCGTTGCCGTAGCCCTGGACCACCACGCGCTTGTCCGAGCCGGCAAGGCCGAGGTCCGCTTCCAGATGCTTGAGCAGATAGTACCCGCCGCGGGCCGTCGCGTCATCGCGCCCCACCGAGCCCCCGAGTGGCAGGGGCTTGCCGGTGATGACCGCCGGGCTCGGCTGGCGGACGATGGAGCTGTACTCGTCGGCCATCCATCCCATGATCATGGAGTTGGTGTAGACGTCCGGGGCCGGGATGTCGCGGTCCGGTCCGATCATGCCGGCAAAGGCCTGCACGTAGGCCCGCGACAGGCGCTCCAGTTCCGATTTGGACAGGCTGTGCGGGTCCACCTTCACGGCCCCCTTGCCGCCGCCGTAGGGCAGGTTCATCACCGCGCACTTGAAGGTCATCCAGAACGCCAGCGTGGTCACCTCCTCCACGTTGGAACTGGGGTGGAAGCGGATGCCGCCCTTGGTCGGCCCGCGGGTGTCGTCGTAGCGGCAGCGCCAGGCCGGAAAGGAACGGCGCGACCCGTCGTCCATACGCACGGACAGCCGGACGCTCAGCGTCTCCTTGGCGTACTTCAGCTTCTCGAGAACCTCGGAGTCCACCTCAACGTACTGTGCGGCTTCGTTCAGGCGGCTCAACGCCCCCGAAAACAGATCGTCCATCGTGTCGTCCCTCATGTGTCGGTCAGGAGCGCCGGAGCAGGGCCGCACGTCCTTCCCAGAAGGTTCCGCCTGCCGTTCCGGGCATATGTGGACCTTGTTCTACTCAGGAATAATGCGGATCGAAATATCCGTAATAATACCGAATTCAATCAAACCATTGAAATAAAACGATAATTTCTTGAAGAAACCGTCGCGGGATGCGTTCCGTAATCTTACGGATGGCAACCGGCGAAGCGCATGGAGGAGAATTTGTCCCGGCCTGCACCGCCGCCGCCGCGCATTCGAGGATACGCAGATGAACGAGGAAGCTGACCGGCCGCTGATCTGGATCGGGCGTGCGGATTACGGACGCCTGCTGCGGGCAATGGACCGGCTGGCTGTGCAGGCTCCGGATGTGTCGGCGTTCCTGTCTTGCGAGCTGGAGCGTGCGATCGTCCGTCCGCAAGAGGATCTGCCCCAAACGATCGTGCGCATGGGCAGCCGCGTGCTGTTTCGCCGTGACGACGGCCAGCCGTCCGAATGGGGCGAACTGGTGTACCCGGACCAGCCGCTCAAGGATGGCCAGATCACCGTCGCATCGCCTCTGGGGGTGGCCTTGCTGGGCCTGCGCGAGGGAGCACGCATGCCCTGCGCCGATGCGGACGGCACCACGCGCTGGCTGTCGGTCGAGCGCGTCCTGCCGGCCTGAGCGGCTTCCTCACTTCGCCTTATCTCCCGCAGGGATCGTATGATGACCACACCGCCGCGGCCCGGCCGGCTGCCGACCATCACCTTGACCAGCAGCATCCACGAGCGGCTGTCCGAGCTTGCCTTTGCCGCCGGGAACCGGCTGCCGGAGGTGGCGGAGTATCTGGAACGCGAATTGGATCGTGCCCGCGTCGTGCCGGATGACACCCTGCCGCCGTCGAGCGTCACCATCGGTTCGCATGTCACGTTCGTGGACTGCGATACCGGGCAGCGGCGCAGCGTTACCCTGGTGTGGCCGATGGAGGAGGATGCATCGCACCATCGGCTGTCCGTGATGACGCCGGTGGGCGCGGCCCTGATCGGACTTCGCGCCGGCCAGAGCATCGGTTGGCAAAACCGTATGGGGGTCTGGCGCCACCTGACGGTTGAAGCGGTTTCCCATGGGGACGCGGCGGAGATGCCGTAGGAACACGACGGGCGTCCGCCGGCGCCCGTCTGTCCGTGACTGTGAGGTCCGTATCGGCGTCTCCGGCGGCATGACACATGCCCGCCATGGCACGCATGCTACCCCGGCAAGTCTGCCATTGAAGCGGTTTCCAAATCCATTCTTAGTAACAAAACATACAGAACACTCAAAGAGCATATGAATTTTATCATATGAAGTGGAAAATCAAGAATATCGCACCATGATTCTCCCGAGTCTTTGGGGGAATATTTTTAAAGCTAATGAAAACAAATCTCAAATAAAACATTTCATCGAATATAAAACTGCGTCATGTTCATGTAGTTGAATTTGCGGTTTACCTTTGCATGCAACGCAGAAAAAACACGACTTTTCGAAATTCATTCTCGACAATAAAATTCTTCCGGCCTCATGATCCCATTGCCGGTTGATAGGCCGGCTTATTCAGAAGCATAGAACCGAGCATTGCGCCCTTTCGGCGCATTCGCCGGCTTATGCCTCTGCGAAACGGCCTGCGGCATTTCCTTCCCTTTTTGAAAGAGGAACGTCTCATGTCCGCCACGATCAAGAAAGTGATCCGCAAAGCCAACTTCAAAGGCATGCCCAACTACAGCTGAGAACGGATGCCCACCGGCGCGGGCCAGGGCTGTTTTCCCTGACGGCGGCCGGTGGGCACCTGTTCCGGCGTTCGCGTGCACCTCTGTTCGGCAAAAGAACGGTTTGCTGCTTTTTGAGGCGTGTGGCCGAAGCGTGTGGAGGTGCTTGTCTTATCCCATGACAGCAGGTGCCATCATGACCACCAAAGCAGGCAGAGAAGTTCCCCGGCTTCGTGGCTATCAGGACTTTACGAGCCCGGACAACAAAACCGGCCTGACCATGCACATCGTCCAGAACGGCGAGGGTGTGGAATCCAGCTTCCGTATTCCGGGCCATATGTCCGGGTGGCGCAGCCCCAAGGTGACGGGGGCTCACCCCGGCGCCGTCGCCACCGCGCTCGCCACGGTCACCGGCCATGGCGCGCTGGCCCTGGCCAGGGCGCCGGCCATGCTCAAGCAGTCGTCCACCGAATATTACGATCTGGTTCCGGTCGATACCGACGTGCGCGCCACCGCCAGGGTGGCCGGGAAGCGGGGTGACGGCGAAGTCGTCATGGTGGGTGAGATCACCGACGCCGCCGGCCGGGTGCTGGCAAGCTGCACGGCGACCTACACCCTGTACACGCAGCAGGATCTGTCCCGCTACGCCATGTGTGCCGATCCCGCCATCGGCGAGATCTATCAGGCCCTGGGCAAGGCCTGAGCCCTCCCGGTCCTCCCGCACGCCTTCCGCTTCGGCGGCGGGGCCGGTTGCGCTGCCTTCGCACCCGCAACCGGCCCCGGCCTTTCCCGTGCCCAGCCGTCCGCCCCTCCCCGCGGCCTTACCCAGGGATGACGCCATGCCTTTGACTGCATACCCGCTTCTCGACGAACGCTTTGCCCTGCGGCAGATCGGCCCCGGCGTCCGTTACCTGATGAATTACATGACGGGTGAGTACTACGAGCTTGAAGAGCCGCAGCTGGCCGCCCTGCGTCTGTGCGACGGGACGCGGACGGTGGCCCGGATCGCCGCGGAGGTGGGGGTATCCCCCGGCGATGCCGATGCCTTCATCACGGCACAGGCCGAGGACGGCGTGGTGGCGTTGCACGATGGCGCCCAGCCCGCCGAAGCGCCCTATTACCGTTACTGCGATCCGCCGCACCTGTCCGACGTGCTGATCGAGGTGACGGGCCGCTGCAACCTGACGTGCGCCCATTGCTTCAATTCCGACTTCAACACCGACGCGGCCCTGTCGCGTCAGATGACCACCGACCAGATCCTGGCGCTGATCGCCGACCTCGACGCCCACAATGTCCGCCGCATCCAGATTTCCGGCGGCGAGCCGACCATGCGCAAGGATCTGTGGACGATCATCGACGCCATCGACCGGCACCGCATGTACCTCGACGTCATCAGCACCAACGCCACGCTGCTCAACGAGCGGCTGGCCGAACGGCTGTCGCGGCGGTTCAAGGAGAACGGCGCCCTTTACATCAGCATGGACGGCCTGACCGCCGACACCTACGAGGCGGTGCGGGGGGAAGGGGTGTTCCCCGGTTTCCAGCGGGCGATGGAACGGCTGGACGCCCACGGCTGCCGGGTGTTCATCAACACCATGGCGGTGCGCACCAACCTGCACCAGATGGACCAGCTCTACGACTGGATGGCCAGCCACCCGTCGATCAAGGGCTGGCGCATCGGCCTGCCCAAGGTGCTGGGCCGCTACCGCGAGTTCCACGACACGCTGGAGGTGGAATTCGAGGAGGTCATCCTGGTCTTCAAGCGCCTGCTGATGCGCTGGCTGACGGACCGTCCCGGCTTTCGCATGGAACTGTCGGATTTCTTCCGCACCGATTCCTTCGACAGCGGCCTGGAGGATCACCGGCCCGACGACCACCCGTGCAAATACGCCCTGACCAACATGACCATCAAGCCCGACGGCACGGCGGTGTTCTGTGCGTCGCTGGAGGTCCACCCGCCGGCGGTGCTGGGCAATGTCGCCGTGTCCGGCGTGGGGCCGGTGTGGCACGGCCGGCCGCACATGGCGATGCGCGAGATGGCGATCCGCGACCTGCCGGACTGCGGCCCCTGCCGCTATTCCCGGCTGTGCGGCGGCGGGTGCCGGTCCAACGCGCTCCTGTCCTACGGCGACATCCGGGCGCGCGACCCGCGGGCGTGCGAGGCCATGCGGATGCTGGAGGCGGAGATCATCCCCGACCTGCACCCCGATCTGCAGGACCGGATCACCGCCCTGATCGACCACGGCCGGCCGTTCGCCCCCGCCACCGGCTTCCGCCGCTTCATCTGACCGGAGGCCCGGCCCATGGACGTTCTCTTCTTCAACCCGCCGCGCACCCGCCAGGCCGACGACCATGTGCTGAACATGGCGCTGTTGTGGTTGGCTTCCAGCCTGCGCGCCGGCGGGCACGAGGCCGGGGTGCGGATGCCGTCCGGCGCCAGCCTGGACGAGGATGTCGCGACGGCCATCGAACGGGAACGGCCGCGGTACGTGGCGATCGCCTGCAAATGGTGGAACACGCTCTACGGCGCGCTGCAGGTGGCGGGGGTGGTGCGCCGCCGCTTTCCCCGCCTGCCCATCATCATGGGCGGGCACACCGCCTCCACCTTTCCCGCCGAACTGATCGCCACCGGGCTGGTGGACATCGTGCTGGTGGGGGACGTCGATGCATCGCTGCCGCTGCTGGTGAGCCAGGGTACGGTGTCCAACGGCTTCACCGCCGCCGGCTACCACCCGCCGGTGGCGGGGGCCGTGGCGCCCATGGCGCTGGACGAGGTGCGGCTCGATCCCGTGGCGACGCTGATCGACCGTCCCGATCAGGTGCCGGGGTATGTGTGGCTGGGGCGGGGGTGCTCCTACCCCTGTTTCTACTGCATCGAAAACCGCGAGAGCGGCCGGCGCATCCTGGGCCGCGGCGCCCCGCGGATGCGGCGGGTCGCGGCGGTGGCCGCCGATGCCGCGGCCCTGGCCGGGCGGTCGCAGTTGATCTTCGATTACGAGCACCCGTCCCTGCGCCGGACGGAGGCGTTCCTGCGCGATCTCGGCGCCGCGCTGCCGGCGGGGTTCGAAAGCTGCTATTACTTCCACTGGGGGCTGCCGACGCCGGCCATCATCGACACCCTGTCGGAGCGTTTCGCGCAGGTCGGCATCTGTTTCGACGTCCAGGTCTTCGCCGAGGACCACCGCCGCCGTCTGGCCGGGCAGCGGTTGATCAAGCCCCATGTGACCGACGCCGCCATCCGTTCCGTCCTGCGCCATGCCGAGGCCCGCGGCAACGTCCACGTGGATGCCACCGGCATCGTCGGGATGCCGTGGGAGACCGCGGACCACCGCGCGCGGGGGCTGGCCTTCATCGAGGATCTCAGCCGGGAGTTCGGCTGCGTGCGCGACTGGCGCTTCAGCCCCCTGCACGTCATTCCCGGCACGCCGCTGGCGCAGGAACCGGCCTTCCACGGGCTGGCGGTCGAGCGGCGGACGTTCGCCGATTTCCTGGCGTTCACGCAGGAAGGCTACGACCGCGAAGCCCGTTACTATGACCCCGCCGGCCGGACGCACCACCCCTATGGCGTCTACCCCCAGGGGGAGCGGCACGCCATCGTCGATTTCATGGCCGAGGCCGACGGGCGGCTGGGCGCCCTGCGGGCGGACAAGCGCCGCACCACGGTCGTGCGCGACGGCCCCGACGCCGCCATCACGGTGACCGATCCCTTCGCGCCGCTGCCGTCGCTGGCCGCCGCCCTGTCCAGCCCGGCGGTGCGGGAGGCGCCGGTGGACACGCTGACCCTGACGCTCGGCCCCCGCACGTGGTTCCACGGGTCGTGGATCGACTACACCAGCGAAAGCGGCGAGAACAGCGCCACCCGATGCGGCCTGGACCGCGACGCCCGCCGGCTGGAGGCGTTCATGACCGAGCGGCTCGCCGCCTGCCGCCGGGTGCGGCTGACGCCGGCGCCGGGGCGCTGGGGCATCATCGCCGACACCGTCGCCGGCCTGCCCGCCGCCAGACCGGCGGCGAAGCGGGCGGCGGCGGAAGAGGTGGTGCGGGCATGACCGGCAACGCGGCGCTGCCGCCCTTTCCCCCCGTGATCGAGGTGGAGCTGACCCGCCGCTGCAACCTGTCCTGCCGCATGTGTCAGCGGCAGGCGGTGCGGGCGCAGAGCGATGGGCTGGACCTGCAGGCGGACGTGCTGGCCGCGGTTCTCGACGGGTGCCGCGGCGGCGGCCCCCTTCAGATCAATCTCGGCGGGCTGGGCGAAAGCCTGTTGCACCCCGGCCTGCCCGATCTGTTCGCGCAGATCAAGGCGCACGACCTCCGCATCCGGACCGGCTTCAACACCAACGGGCTGGCGCTGGCCGACGGCGTTCCGGGCTGGCTGCTGGACGGGCGGGTCGATTACCTGTCGATCAGCCTCAACGCCCCGGATGCGGAAGGGTACCGCTGGCTGGTGGGCCGCGACGTCCATGACCGGGTGGTCCGCGGCGCCCGTGCGTTCCTGGTGCGCAAGGGGCGGGGCAACCCGCCGCTGACCACGGTGCACGTCTTCCGTCTTCCCGCCTTCGCCGCCGCCACCCCGGCGTTCCGGCGGGAGTGGGGGGCACTGGCGGATTTCGTGCAGGAACGGGACATCGGCAATTGGGGCGGCACCATCGACCGCGCCGCCTTCACCCCCGATGCCCTGGAACTCGGCGTCTGCGACCGGCCATGGCTGTCGGTGGCGGTCGGGCTGGACGGCGGCTATCACCGCTGCTGCGCCACCTTCGCCCTGGAACCGCCTGCGTCCTGGGTCCAGGACATGCCGGTCGGGGACTATTGGCTGGGGGCGGAGATGGAACGGCGGCGGGCGGCGATGCTGGCCGGCGCGTTCGGCACCGGCGATCCCTGCGCGGCCTGCTCCGGCCGGGCCATCCGCGCGAACACGGCCATCGAGCACGCCGCCTATGGCCGGATGGAACAGGAGGGGGAACGGTCATGGACGTAACAGCGAATGCCGGAATCCTGGCCGGCTTCCGCAGCCGGAGACGCGCCACCCGGCGGCGGACCCATGCGTATTTCGAGGATTTCGCCGCCCGGCTGGACGCCCGCGCCTGGACCCCCGACACCGCCCCCTGGGCCCGGTGGGCATGGGACGTGGTCGAGCGCGAGCTGGGGCCGGCGGACGGGGTGACGGTCGTCGATCTCGGCACCGGCACCGGAGCCTGCATCCAGGCCATGCTGCGCTTCACCCGCAACGCCCGCTTCATCGGTGTCGATTTTTCCGAGGAAATGATCCGCCACGCCAGCGCCAAGACCTATGACGGGGCGGCGGAGGTGCGCTTCGTGGTCAGCCGCCTGGACCGGCTGGACCTGCCCCCCGGCAGCGTCGATATCGTCCTGTCGGCGGGCACCTTCCACCACATCCGCAACAAGGAGCGGGTGGCGGCCATCATCCTGGCGATGCTGAGGCCGGGGGGCCGCTTCGTCAACATCGACCATTTCCGCCCCGGCCCCCGCTACCGTGCCGAGACCGAGGCCCTGCGCCGCCGCCATCCCGAGGAAACCGCGGCCAACGACGCCG is from Azospirillum fermentarium and encodes:
- a CDS encoding sensor histidine kinase; amino-acid sequence: MPFLSSRAMGAPFPAVPTGRDALVLSLAFLAAYLAIDWLTFIHPRPSLNITPWNPPAGLYMALLLWTGARGVPMVYATLLLADLVVRGHPASIPSLLLANLVIVAGYGAAAHVLRHRAAINPALDRVRDVGWFVGVTFLSAAVVAPAFVGVFILDGALAAAELPMLAFQYWLGDVIGIAMVTPFVLLLYRPGKTPAWSVPETPSPAQTAAIAAALLLVFLPIGDGRFNLFYVLFLPLVWVAVSHGLPGAVMAALVIQSGLIAGLQAIGFPLHTVIYYQTLMLALAITALFLGALVSERRAVEIQLRDHQAELAHIARLAVTGEMASALAHELNQPLLASISYARAAQRILEGSDTPPRAQDLIDKAVIQAERAGEVIRGLRTFLRKGTLQLAPEPAAGIVRETLTLARADASYNRVHLHVDMAEPLPPVLCDRIQIEQVLLNLVHNSIEAIVSADSPVRDVIIRVRSTPPGGLTFGVEDTGPGVAADMIDRLYSPFATTKPAGMGLGLPICRSIVERHGGRLWLDRTSAHGSIFQVFLPAARLDVGPSHERTQ
- a CDS encoding Glu/Leu/Phe/Val family dehydrogenase, with translation MDDLFSGALSRLNEAAQYVEVDSEVLEKLKYAKETLSVRLSVRMDDGSRRSFPAWRCRYDDTRGPTKGGIRFHPSSNVEEVTTLAFWMTFKCAVMNLPYGGGKGAVKVDPHSLSKSELERLSRAYVQAFAGMIGPDRDIPAPDVYTNSMIMGWMADEYSSIVRQPSPAVITGKPLPLGGSVGRDDATARGGYYLLKHLEADLGLAGSDKRVVVQGYGNAGFHIARLLHADGYRIVGLSDSRGAIVCEEGLDPHAVQSAKERGGSVTAYTAGGTRVVSETELLGTACEVLVPAALEDQIHKGNAGHIKARIVLELANGPITPEADRILEEAGTIVLPDILANAGGVTVSYFEWVQNRQGYYWGLSEIHERLRSIMETEGRCVWDMHAAKGISMRTAAYAHALERLSSAIAAHGTQPFFIG
- a CDS encoding GreA/GreB family elongation factor — its product is MNEEADRPLIWIGRADYGRLLRAMDRLAVQAPDVSAFLSCELERAIVRPQEDLPQTIVRMGSRVLFRRDDGQPSEWGELVYPDQPLKDGQITVASPLGVALLGLREGARMPCADADGTTRWLSVERVLPA
- the rnk gene encoding nucleoside diphosphate kinase regulator produces the protein MMTTPPRPGRLPTITLTSSIHERLSELAFAAGNRLPEVAEYLERELDRARVVPDDTLPPSSVTIGSHVTFVDCDTGQRRSVTLVWPMEEDASHHRLSVMTPVGAALIGLRAGQSIGWQNRMGVWRHLTVEAVSHGDAAEMP
- a CDS encoding PaaI family thioesterase, producing MTTKAGREVPRLRGYQDFTSPDNKTGLTMHIVQNGEGVESSFRIPGHMSGWRSPKVTGAHPGAVATALATVTGHGALALARAPAMLKQSSTEYYDLVPVDTDVRATARVAGKRGDGEVVMVGEITDAAGRVLASCTATYTLYTQQDLSRYAMCADPAIGEIYQALGKA
- a CDS encoding radical SAM/SPASM domain-containing protein; this translates as MPLTAYPLLDERFALRQIGPGVRYLMNYMTGEYYELEEPQLAALRLCDGTRTVARIAAEVGVSPGDADAFITAQAEDGVVALHDGAQPAEAPYYRYCDPPHLSDVLIEVTGRCNLTCAHCFNSDFNTDAALSRQMTTDQILALIADLDAHNVRRIQISGGEPTMRKDLWTIIDAIDRHRMYLDVISTNATLLNERLAERLSRRFKENGALYISMDGLTADTYEAVRGEGVFPGFQRAMERLDAHGCRVFINTMAVRTNLHQMDQLYDWMASHPSIKGWRIGLPKVLGRYREFHDTLEVEFEEVILVFKRLLMRWLTDRPGFRMELSDFFRTDSFDSGLEDHRPDDHPCKYALTNMTIKPDGTAVFCASLEVHPPAVLGNVAVSGVGPVWHGRPHMAMREMAIRDLPDCGPCRYSRLCGGGCRSNALLSYGDIRARDPRACEAMRMLEAEIIPDLHPDLQDRITALIDHGRPFAPATGFRRFI
- a CDS encoding B12-binding domain-containing radical SAM protein, which produces MDVLFFNPPRTRQADDHVLNMALLWLASSLRAGGHEAGVRMPSGASLDEDVATAIERERPRYVAIACKWWNTLYGALQVAGVVRRRFPRLPIIMGGHTASTFPAELIATGLVDIVLVGDVDASLPLLVSQGTVSNGFTAAGYHPPVAGAVAPMALDEVRLDPVATLIDRPDQVPGYVWLGRGCSYPCFYCIENRESGRRILGRGAPRMRRVAAVAADAAALAGRSQLIFDYEHPSLRRTEAFLRDLGAALPAGFESCYYFHWGLPTPAIIDTLSERFAQVGICFDVQVFAEDHRRRLAGQRLIKPHVTDAAIRSVLRHAEARGNVHVDATGIVGMPWETADHRARGLAFIEDLSREFGCVRDWRFSPLHVIPGTPLAQEPAFHGLAVERRTFADFLAFTQEGYDREARYYDPAGRTHHPYGVYPQGERHAIVDFMAEADGRLGALRADKRRTTVVRDGPDAAITVTDPFAPLPSLAAALSSPAVREAPVDTLTLTLGPRTWFHGSWIDYTSESGENSATRCGLDRDARRLEAFMTERLAACRRVRLTPAPGRWGIIADTVAGLPAARPAAKRAAAEEVVRA
- a CDS encoding radical SAM protein, whose translation is MTGNAALPPFPPVIEVELTRRCNLSCRMCQRQAVRAQSDGLDLQADVLAAVLDGCRGGGPLQINLGGLGESLLHPGLPDLFAQIKAHDLRIRTGFNTNGLALADGVPGWLLDGRVDYLSISLNAPDAEGYRWLVGRDVHDRVVRGARAFLVRKGRGNPPLTTVHVFRLPAFAAATPAFRREWGALADFVQERDIGNWGGTIDRAAFTPDALELGVCDRPWLSVAVGLDGGYHRCCATFALEPPASWVQDMPVGDYWLGAEMERRRAAMLAGAFGTGDPCAACSGRAIRANTAIEHAAYGRMEQEGERSWT
- a CDS encoding class I SAM-dependent methyltransferase, which encodes MDVTANAGILAGFRSRRRATRRRTHAYFEDFAARLDARAWTPDTAPWARWAWDVVERELGPADGVTVVDLGTGTGACIQAMLRFTRNARFIGVDFSEEMIRHASAKTYDGAAEVRFVVSRLDRLDLPPGSVDIVLSAGTFHHIRNKERVAAIILAMLRPGGRFVNIDHFRPGPRYRAETEALRRRHPEETAANDAARRAVQWIYDQDQGHPIEYHTDPYAFAAIMTDAGFTGATVHASLQPGYGVVTARKPFLPGPAAG